One Eurosta solidaginis isolate ZX-2024a chromosome 5, ASM4086904v1, whole genome shotgun sequence DNA segment encodes these proteins:
- the LOC137252001 gene encoding putative leucine-rich repeat-containing protein DDB_G0290503: protein MSSLDIYDDTENLISSDEYSDEDELMNAAVSTHHNKKPENSERYYHRPTVHKKEKVKVHPRPPFKKKLCSKYKSRSLKWLNGRAKREKSKQYLLCLKRSETARLGTLKRHKEIDSADEWKDDKYSIDQSETIELEESDTEYSSPIKCDEKNKGDSAEVKEKIKERKIEKTRKELVEKSNELEIEKQKELNEKQKELVERQKELHERQKELVEREKRLVDRQTELDQRHKETLEKQKEKAEKPESLDEEQKESIEKPSAVELCPQERNTDIEIKKSQKRPRSVSPMSEKDEHDNVNEIKKPQPERRTSTQLYREINEMFPKYDEVVSNHVKHNSTTINAIDENMTRLMQDIETLNDILQAKETEWNRLLNLKRVKEEILGRLVRKKHLLYMQDRKFEDQKYNLQTLKELELYLSESQPSSKPVNIGLSTTHQIIESRASMKTEELQKERNNTNRLQNILISSNILQRAEACNNEFNPSKNSSTSLHHHLHASHDDKNAELQKYQYLEQKIKSKSGRQGPLVDVKSIVADFRQQNPIVFPRVGKRIKANDVNYNIRALSTSPNGIDANSAFMETYNGNGSNYSPTLEKLLSTSSRNNSLAHAKHHGAPSKQGFKFNTDSQKSYYHLQSDDGCNEISITPVNCINRYAQRMQNSKSGLLRTALDVNSHHNDYYDLTHKVIRDVRNNDSQLCQECKMNEARFVCAGCGNQWYCSRECQVNAWDKHSEICNE from the exons ATGTCAAGTCTCGATATATACGATGATACGGAAAATCTTATAAGTAGTGATGAGTATAGCGATgaagatgaattaatgaatgccgCTGTAAGTACACATCATAACAAAAAGCCGGAGAACTCTGAACGGTACTACCATAGACCAACTGtacataaaaaagaaaaagtaaaggtACATCCACGAccgccgtttaaaaaaaaattatgcagcAAGTATAAGTCTAGATCACTTAAATG GCTTAATGGCCGAGCGAAACGTGAAAAAAGCAAACAATATTTGCTTTGCTTAAAACGAAGCGAAACAGCTCGATTAGGAACACTGAAACGCCACAAGGAAATTGACTCAGCTGATGAGTGGAAGGACGATAAATATTCTATTGATCAATCAGAAACTATAGAATTAGAAGAGTCTGATACTGAATATAGCTCACCAATTAAATGCGATGAGAAAAATAAAGGGGATTCAGCAGAAGTcaaggagaaaataaaagaaCGCAAGATCGAGAAAACTAGAAAGGAATTGGTAGAAAAGTCAAATGAGCTGGAAATTGAGAAGCAGAAAGAGCTAAATGAAAAGCAAAAGGAGTTGGTTGAAAGGCAAAAGGAATTGCATGAAAGGCAAAAGGAGTTGGTTGAAAGGGAAAAGCGTCTGGTAGACAGGCAAACGGAGTTGGATCAAAGACACAAAGAAACACTTGAAAAGCAGAAAGAAAAGGCTGAAAAACCAGAAAGTTTAGATGAAGAGCAAAAAGAGTCGATTGAGAAGCCTAGTGCAGTTGAG CTATGTCCCCAAGAACGAAATACTGATATTGAAATTAAGAAATCACAAAAGAGGCCGCGTTCCGTTTCGCCAATGTCAGAGAAAGACGAACATGATAAtgtgaatgaaataaaaaaaccaCAACCAGAAAGACGAACTTCCACACAGTTATACAGAGAAATCAATGAAATGTTTCCTAAGTACGATGAAGTTGTCAGTAATCATGTAAAGCACAACAGTACTACGATTAATGCAATAGATGAAAATATGACACGACTAATGCAGGACATAGAAACATTGAATGATATCTTGCAAGCAAAAGAAACAGAATGGAATCGTTTGTTGAATTTGAAAAGGGTCAAGGAAGAAATACTTGGAAGATTAGTACGCAAGAAGCACTTACTCTATATGCAAGATAGGAAATTTGAagatcaaaaatataatttacaaaCTTTAAAAGAATTAGAACTATATTTGTCAGAATCACAACCGTCGTCGAAGCCAGTCAATATTGGTCTTTCTACTACACATCAAATAATTGAGAGTCGTGCCAGTATGAAAACGGAAGAATTGCAAAAGGAACGTAATAATACCAATCGTTTACAAAA CATTTTAATTTCGAGTAATATACTGCAGCGTGCAGAGGCGTGCAATAATGAGTTTAATCCTTCGAAAAATAGCTCAACATCTTTACACCATCATCTGCATGCATCGCATGATGACAAAAACGCAGAGTTGCAAAAGTATCAGTATTtggaacaaaaaattaaatcaaaatctGGTCGACAGGGCCCACTTGTTGATGTTAAAAGTATAGTTGCAGATTTTCGTCAACAAAATCCTATAGTATTTCCACGCGTTGGAAAGCGCATTAAAGCAAATGATGTTAATTATAATATTAGAGCATTGAGTACATCTCCAAAt GGTATTGATGCCAATAGCGCATTTATGGAAACATACAATGGCAATGGATCAAATTATTCACCAACACTAGAAAAATTATTAAGTACATCGTCTCGTAACAACAGCCTAGCACATGCCAAACATCATGGTGCGCCTTCAAAACAGGGATTTAAATTTAATACAGACAGCCAAAAAAGTTACTATCACCTACAGAGTGATGATGGTTGTAATGAAATTTCTATAACACCAGTGAATTGCATTAACCGCTATGCACAAAGAATGCAAAATTCCAAATCTGGATTGCTTCGGACTGCATTAGATGTG AACTCTCACCATAATGACTATTACGATTTAACTCACAAAGTAATTCGCGATGTACGCAATAATGATTCACAATTATGCCAAGAGTGTAAAATGAATGAGGCACGTTTTGTATGTGCTGGTTGCGGTAATCAGTGGTATTGTAGTAGGGAGTGTCAG gTCAACGCATGGGATAAACAttcagagatctgcaatgagtga